In the Sebastes fasciatus isolate fSebFas1 chromosome 20, fSebFas1.pri, whole genome shotgun sequence genome, one interval contains:
- the LOC141758733 gene encoding hyaluronan-binding protein 2-like has product MVRVCINMVCLIALLSALCALTVLGQDLYVITETDDTGAYEYYYDYTTDSPAEDLDLALDDWLYELMDVTDECDPNPCLNGGSCDQTADGSFRCFCPEPYSGKKCQTVKDVCKNVNCGRGSCVVTSAAPFYECKCKHPYKPPNCNKASPCRPNPCQNRGSCMKGPKRSSFQCSCPHGYSGTFCEVAPNDCYQEDGEFYRGMVSVTVEGEECLDWNSYFILQKGGDPFKEYAGFDGIGPHNYCRNPDGDDQPWCFINNNGKLKWNHCKVRKCSGAPATPPTIHETDPTPAKPDVTAAAQFSQCGRLQPGRSARIFGGKKSLPGAHPWQVSLQTRTKGSSGPFGHICGGILLESCRVLTAAHCIKSGVEMQVVLGGVDIEKDETYDQVIPVEKAIVHEEYKESPFALHNDVAMLQLKVTDRPYCAKETRFVKTACLPNQPFSSGTECVISGWGVTETQKYGTNQLLDARVLLISQDKCKAPHVYGDSLDDSMFCAGNMKGGVDSCQGDSGGPLVCERNGTHYVVGVVSWGDGCGKKYKPGVYANVGRFVDWIASHLLS; this is encoded by the exons ATGGTCAGGGTCTGCATCAACATGGTCTGCTTAATAGCTTTACTCTCTGCACTGTGTGCGCTCACTGTTCTCGGACAAGACTTGTAT GTAATCACAGAAACAGATGACACTGGAG CTTATGAGTATTATTATGACTATACCACCGACAGCCCTGCAGAAGATTTGGATCTGGCTCTAGATGACTGGTTGTATGAACTCATGGATGTCACAG ACGAATGTGATCCAAACCCGTGTTTGAACGGAGGCAGCTGTGACCAAACTGCTGACGGGAGCTTCAGATGTTTTTGTCCTGAGCCTTACTCGGGGAAGAAGTGTCAGACAG TGAAAGATGTTTGCAAGAATGTGAATTGTGGCCGTGGAAGCTGTGTCGTCACATCTGCTGCTCCATTCTACGAGTGCAAGTGCAAACATCCGTACAAACCACCCAACTGCAACAAAG CTTCTCCCTGCAGGCCCAACCCCTGTCAGAACAGAGGCTCTTGCATGAAGGGTCCAAAACGCTCCTCCTTCCAGTGTTCCTGCCCTCATGGGTACAGTGGGACGTTCTGCGAAGTTG caccaAATGACTGTTACCAAGAGGACGGAGAGTTTTACCGCGGCATGGTGAGTGTAACCGTTGAGGGGGAAGAGTGTCTGGACTGGAACTCCTATTTCATCCTGCAGAAAGGAGGAGATCCCTTCAAAGAGTACGCAGGCTTTGATGGAATTGGACCACACAATTACTGCAG GAACCCTGATGGGGATGATCAGCCCTGGTGCTTCATTAACAACAATGGCAAACTGAAGTGGAACCATTGTAAAGTTAGGAAATGTTCTGgag CTCCAGCCACCCCTCCGACCATCCATGAAACAGATCCGACTCCAGCCAAGCCGGACGTCACTGCCGCTGCCCAGTTCTCCCAGTGTGGGAGGCTGCAGCCCGGCCGCTCGGCCCGGATCTTCGGAGGGAAGAAGTCTCTCCCTGGGGCTCATCCATGGCAGGTTTCCCTGCAGACCAGAACCAAAGGCTCCTCCGGGCCCTTCGGCCACATCTGTGGAGGCATCCTCCTCGAGTCCTGCCGGGTGCTCACTGCTGCACACTGCAT TAAAAGCGGAGTGGAAATGCAAGTGGTGCTGGGAGGAGTGGACATAGAGAAGGATGAAACATACGATCAGGTCATCCCTGTGGAGAAGGCCATCGTGCATGAGGAATACAAGGAGAGCCCCTTTGCTCTTCATAATGATGTTG CCATGCTTCAGCTGAAAGTCACGGACAGACCGTACTGTGCCAAAGAAACCCGCTTTGTGAAGACCGCCTGTCTGCCAAACCAGCCCTTCAGCAGCGGGACGGAGTGTGTGATCTCAGGATGGGGCGTGACTGAAACAC aGAAGTACGGTACCAACCAGCTGCTGGATGCTCGTGTCCTCCTGATCTCTCAGGACAAATGCAAAGCTCCTCATGTTTACGGAGACTCTCTGGACGACAGCATGTTCTGTGCAGGCAACATGAAAGGAGGTGTTGACTCCTGCCAG GGAGACTCTGGCGGCCCTCTGGTGTGTGAGCGTAATGGGACCCACTATGTTGTTGGTGTAGTGAGCTGGGGCGACGGCTGCGGCAAGAAGTACAAGCCTGGTGTCTACGCCAACGTCGGCAGATTTGTTGACTGGATCGCTTCTCATTTACTCTCATAG
- the dnmbp gene encoding dynamin-binding protein isoform X2: MKSPVVYGNPLMFAPVDWNYASGGPVRRGKSVEELGDAGWARERERIAHLQHLQQLHQLQLQQQQQQQVGYPAYGVVPQGPVMVPSPVDLVTPAGYPMPVHGGMMVPVGGPGSPQVHVPAQWPAQWENQAQIRQDNACQQPSREYDDRQRAAFQEKRPQGRDVYFHPGSEDGHLNVRVSEWKGKHCFYQGPEDNSQRVPEEKDNNYLRTQEGYEEDRRRRDDRVRENDRYDYRNHRDVEENDHRDKYSYREQYDRKYDERRDDREQQYYDSRKHQNSDARDSESEDRYVRKDPYARRDDYRDSDRHYDRDREYYDSKESDRYREKEHYQRREEDRYYDEQKRKDRYCDRDADDRYDRRENNNRDRDDYNGRGEETYTSKRRDPYDSELDSGYKERDHYDRYKDPGDDRRAEHYDQRRRDHYKAREHYERRTADPYERSDNEDHYDSREGDRSRYKPRDRYPDLHLIAVDREEYPKKDGKTHCEEWVEQQNQKLALGMRSFEDPVVYRRSDSEEKGYESSAGSVGSKRGRKPVYVGSLDRKTFYRKSSAPISQFATVRKQNQEMTLLSSQPKTLDSTPTSDSSPAAGTEDPELRMMEKRAKVIEELLQTEKDYIKDLQMCVEEIVEPLQKKQVKNVDFDGLFGNIGSVIDLSQRLFETLQETDSIGTVFLGFKAELEEVYKIYCQNHDDAISLLESYEKDENIQCHVLECLERLRAIYREWGKTNYINLGSFLIKPVQRVMRYPLLLMELLGATPESHHDRPQLTEALLAIKEINVNINEYKRRKDLVVKYRKGDEDTFIDKISKLSMHSIIKKSNRVSSHLKQLTGISPQIKDEAFDEAEKKFRLQERLIKSFIRDISLYLQHIRESASVKVLAAISFCDIYTERSVLDPERFHKAHRCISDTQFTQFKERTEALVIDPLNQLLLMFAGPHKLIQKRFDKLLDYDNCKERADRLKDRRVQDELQAARNNYEALNAQLLDELPKFHGGAEDLFTGCVRAFAQSQKDFMRTTLGELKPLLQAFSSKAGTEGNLISKFQDEYGRVLQLLQSFSFCPENLPLATSTKKTERKTLEKQTSKKQLQAPPNHIMQTDEHRAGLLVRYGPEKLFQAERNFNAAQDLDVSMLEGDLVGVIKQQDPMGSHNRWLIDTGVGKGFVYSSFLKPYNPRRSHSDVSIESQSSNESGYGGSSPVFSRQNSNSTLTFNQDTATVSFSTSQPQTQSSPHPSLDSASSRRSHHRDVPNLDSASQSNSINSSPRNPSHRREYSDHRNSSSHRDAEPSYRHSGRDTYDASYGSPSSHKETSDLSETDSYSSLRNNRSQRYGHTDKTYSSYQWRNGDNGGQKRTAYSRDEYIEPEPEPEPEPEPEPEPEQEDESEVDGHQIYYALYSFDARCANELTISANQRLRILEFKDMNGNSDWWLGEAEGRRGYVPSNYIRKSEYT; this comes from the exons ATGAAGAGCCCGGTGGTTTATGGCAACCCGCTCATGTTTGCGCCGGTGGATTGGAACTATGCATCTGGTGGCCCGGTAAGGAGAGGGAAGAGTGTGGAGGAGCTGGGGGATGCCGGCtgggccagagagagagagcggattGCCCATCTGCAACATCTTCAACAACTACAccaactgcagctccagcagcaacagcagcaacaggttGGATATCCTGCGTATGGAGTAGTTCCTCAGGGGCCAGTCATGGTGCCAAGTCCTGTTGACCTAGTTACACCTGCAGGCTATCCCATGCCAGTACATGGCGGCATGATGGTGCCTGTAGGTGGGCCGGGGTCACCTCAAGTGCATGTGCCAGCTCAGTGGCCGGCACAATGGGAGAACCAAGCCCAGATTAGGCAAGACAATGCCTGCCAGCAACCCAGTCGGGAGTATGATGACCGTCAAAGGGCAGCTTTCCAAGAGAAGAGGCCTCAAGGACGGGACGTTTACTTCCACCCTGGTTCGGAGGATGGTCACCTGAACGTGAGGGTATCTGAATGGAAAGGCAAACATTGTTTTTACCAGGGCCCTGAGGATAACAGCCAGCGAGTGCCAGAAGAAAAAGACAATAATTACTTAAGAACTCAAGAAGGGTACGAGGAGGACCGGAGAAGAAGGGACGACCGGGTGAGAGAAAATGACCGTTATGACTACAGGAATCATAGAGACGTGGAGGAGAATGATCACAGGGACAAATACAGCTACAGGGAGCAGTACGACAGGAAATACGATGAGCGCCGTGACGACAGAGAGCAGCAATATTATGACAGCAGGAAACACCAGAATTCTGATGCCAGAGACAGTGAGTCTGAAGACCGCTATGTTCGTAAAGACCCCTATGCTCGCAGAGACGATTACAGGGACAGTGATCGCCACTATGACCGCGATAGGGAGTATTATGATTCTAAAGAGAGTGATCGCTATAGAGAAAAGGAACACTACCAGCGTAGAGAGGAGGACCGCTACTACGATGAACAAAAACGTAAGGACCGCTACTGTGACCGGGATGCAGATGATCGATATGACCGCAGAGAAAATAACAACAGAGACAGGGATGACTATAATGGAAGGGGCGAGGAAACTTACACCAGTAAAAGAAGGGACCCGTATGACTCTGAACTGGACTCTGGTTATAAGGAGAGGGACCATTACGACAGGTACAAGGATCCAGGTGATGACAGGAGAGCTGAGCACTACGACCAGAGAAGGAGAGACCACTACAAAGCGAGGGAACACTACGAGCGCAGGACCGCGGACCCCTACGAGCGCAGCGACAACGAAGACCACTACGACTCCAGAGAAGGGGATCGTTCCCGCTACAAACCCAGAGACAGATATCCGGATTTACACTTAATAGCCGTAGATCGCGAGGAATACCCTAAAAAAGATGGCAAGACCCACTGTGAGGAATGGGTCGAGCAGCAGAACCAGAAGTTGGCGCTCGGAATGCGATCTTTTGAGGATCCCGTCGTATACCGGCGCAGCGACAGCGAGGAAAAGGGATACGAGTCGAGCGCCGGGAGCGTTGGTTCAAAGCGGGGTCGCAAGCCTGTTTACGTGGGCTCGCTAGATCGCAAGACCTTCTACAGGAAGTCTTCAGCTCCAATCTCCCAGTTCGCCACCGTCAGGAAACAAAACCAAG AGATGACGCTCCTGTCGTCCCAACCCAAAACCCTGGACTCCACCCCGACCTCGGACTCCTCCCCTGCCGCCGGTACCGAGGATCCGGAGCTGAGGATGATGGAGAAGAGGGCAAAGGTCATcgaggagctgctgcagacgGAGAAGGACTACATCAAAGACCTGCAGATGTGTGTCGAGGAGATCGTCGAGCCGCTGCAGAAGAAGCAG GTGAAGAATGTGGACTTTGACGGGCTCTTCGGCAACATCGGCTCTGTGATCGACCTGTCACAGCGCCTGTTTGAAACACTGCAGGAGACCGACTCCATTG GAACGGTATTTCTGGGCTTCAAAGCTGAGCTGGAAGAGGTGTACAAGATCTACTGCCAGAACCACGACGATGCCATCTCTCTGCTGGAGAGCTACGAGAAGGACGAAAACATCCAGTGCCATGTGTTGGAGTGTCTGGAGAGACTCAG GGCCATATATCGCGAGTG GGGGAAAACAAACTACATCAACCTGGGCTCTTTCTTAATCAAGCCGGTGCAGCGGGTGATGCGTTACCCGCTGCTGCTGATGGAGCTGCTGGGCGCCACGCCGGAGAGCCACCACGACCGGCCCCAGCTCACTGAGGCCCTGCTGGCCATCAAAGAGATCAACGTAAACATCAACGAATACAAGCGCAGGAAGGATCTCG TGGTGAAATACAGGAAAGGCGACGAGGACACGTTCATTGACAAGATCTCCAAGCTGAGCATGCACTCCATTATTAAGAAATCCAACCGCGTCAGCAGCCACCTCAAACAACTCACAGGGATCTCACCCCAG ATTAAAGATGAAGCGTTTGACGAGGCCGAGAAGAAGTTCAGGCTGCAGGAGAGACTCATCAAGTCTTTTATCAGGGACATATCCTTGTACCTGCAACATATAAGG GAATCAGCATCTGTAAAGGTCTTGGCAGCCATCAGTTTCTGTGACATCTACACGGAGCGCAGCGTCCTCGACCCCGAGCGCTTCCATAAAGCTCACCGCTGCATCAGCGACACGCAGTTCACGCAGTTT AAGGAGCGCACGGAGGCCTTAGTCATCGACCCGCTCAACCAGCTCCTCCTCATGTTCGCCGGGCCGCACAAACTCATCCAGAAACGCTTCGACAAGCTGCTGGACTACGACAACTGCAAGGAGCGCGCCGACCGCCTCAAGGACCGCCGCGTCCAGGACGAGCTGCAGGCGGCGCGCAACAACTACGAGGCGCTCAACGCCCAGCTTCTGGACGAGCTGCCCAAGTTCCACGGCGGGGCGGAGGATCTGTTTACTGGCTGCGTGAGGGCCTTCGCTCAATCCCAGAAGGACTTCATGAGGACGACGCTGGGGGAGCTGAAGCCCCTCCTACAGGCT TTTTCCAGTAAAGCTGGCACCGAGGGCAACCTGATCTCTAAGTTTCAAGACGAGTACGGTCGAGTTCTCCAACTTCTGCAGAGCTTCAGCTTCTGCCCGGAGAACCTTCCTCTGGCCACCTCCACGAAAAAGACCGAGAGGAAGACTCTGGAGAAGCAGACGTCGAAAAAGCAACTGCAGGCACCT CCCAACCACATCATGCAGACAGATGAGCACCGTGCAGGACTTCTGGTACGCTACGGTCCCGAGAAACTCTTCCAGGCAGAGAGAAACTTCAATGCGGCCCAGGATTTGGACGTCTCGATGCTGGAGGGAGACCTGGTGGGTGTCATCAAGCAGCAGGACCCCATGGGTAGCCACAACCGCTGGCTGATTGATACTGGAG TTGGCAAGGGTTTTGTGTACAGCTCCTTCCTCAAACCCTACAACCCACGCAGGAGCCATTCAGACGTGTCCATCGAGAGCCAGTCGTCTAATGAGTCCGGCTACGGCGGCTCCTCGCCCGTTTTCTCCCGCCAAAACAGCAACAGCACGCTGACCTTTAACCAGGACACGGCCACCGTCAGCTTTTCCACGTCGCAGCCCCAGACTCAGTCGTCGCCACACCCTTCGCTGGACTCCGCGTCATCTCGTAGGAGTCACCACAGAGACGTGCCCAACCTCGACTCCGCCAGTCAGAGCAACTCCATAAACTCCTCTCCCAGAAATCCCTCACACCGGAGGGAATACTCTGACCACCGAAACTCCTCCAGTCACAGAGACGCCGAGCCTTCTTACCGGCATTCAGGCAGAGACACGTACGACGCGAGTTATGGAAGTCCGAGCAGCCACAAGGAGACGTCAGACCTCTCGGAGACAGACTCTTATTCGTCACTCAGAAACAATCGGTCGCAGCGGTATGGACACACGGACAAAACCTACAGCTCATACCAGTGGAGAAATGGAGATAATGGTGGCCAAAAGAGGACCGCATACTCCAGAGATGAGTACATCGAGCCGGAGCCGGAGCCAgagccagaaccagaaccagaaccagaaccagaacaagAAGACGAGAGTGAAGTAGATGGTCATCAG atttaCTACGCTCTCTACTCCTTCGATGCCCGCTGTGCCAACGAACTGACCATCTCAGCCAATCAGCGGCTGCGGATACTGGAGTTCAAGGACATGAACGGCAACAGTGACTGGTGGCTGGGGGAGGCAGAAGGCCGCCGAGGCTACGTGCCTTCCAACTACATCCGCAAATCAGAATACACATGA
- the dnmbp gene encoding dynamin-binding protein isoform X1, with product MEAGSVVRAIFEFLPSVSEELPLFTGDVIEVLSVVDEFWLLGNKDGVTGQFPSTFVEEITIPSTKPGDRLYVCINDFSSAEPGNLSLKRGDVVVGEDLKEAWQRGCNAWGVRGLFPTSCVKELTLSGRSRQLSERSAQAQASELPPYALGQARALMSLHAQLNEELDFREGDLIIITGLPEPGWFQGELDGRRGIFPEGFVELEGSLRSPQEPLDYTGQYLNSDSEQLSYEDSYDAGEGTEEESVEEGEVFMREEEEQKEAVVEEEDEEEEDGVYVVALYEFRAMEPGELDFDMGDRIRLINTLEDGWLEGELRGRRGIFPHRFVKMEHDGQKTAEEANAVEPEEDKETSECPNGSEEEPEWRTYEDHTVWDLDYFERTEEQRWQSENKSTGAQTNRGQRDGGSRPNSQPRRPVAPAQRGPERPKSSPPARPRLPSRPSLPARSHRHHGPSSGANRSSYTNGHTRSLQPKLSHSLTLPSTHSGWSKNYQRPPKDGATTSKRSGSLSQALFNLAEAQKKLTRHGSVSDADMMMGSAEARQRSQQTVRGSNGMMPTSITLDALGGNLEAKLSQQLFEFDKSLTSSYSDADMSSGASAGDLSQQSRIARHYSIMDFSDESDIMRGSSHSPLAHLLQSNSGSSSLERRRTLRPPPPRPRAHRLSASPAYKPARPAPRPPPRCPRQNTAPPNIFYSPDEPAVNLLDQITEGQVEFGDLAAAQEDEIQRQLEMEKELEREMELESQTQREEEERYQLLLRLQEVEHDMEAYAHTAEELRTMLEEEEDETARMQAMENLEFCNYTLETLALEQQQLQEMTLLSSQPKTLDSTPTSDSSPAAGTEDPELRMMEKRAKVIEELLQTEKDYIKDLQMCVEEIVEPLQKKQVKNVDFDGLFGNIGSVIDLSQRLFETLQETDSIGTVFLGFKAELEEVYKIYCQNHDDAISLLESYEKDENIQCHVLECLERLRAIYREWGKTNYINLGSFLIKPVQRVMRYPLLLMELLGATPESHHDRPQLTEALLAIKEINVNINEYKRRKDLVVKYRKGDEDTFIDKISKLSMHSIIKKSNRVSSHLKQLTGISPQIKDEAFDEAEKKFRLQERLIKSFIRDISLYLQHIRESASVKVLAAISFCDIYTERSVLDPERFHKAHRCISDTQFTQFKERTEALVIDPLNQLLLMFAGPHKLIQKRFDKLLDYDNCKERADRLKDRRVQDELQAARNNYEALNAQLLDELPKFHGGAEDLFTGCVRAFAQSQKDFMRTTLGELKPLLQAFSSKAGTEGNLISKFQDEYGRVLQLLQSFSFCPENLPLATSTKKTERKTLEKQTSKKQLQAPPNHIMQTDEHRAGLLVRYGPEKLFQAERNFNAAQDLDVSMLEGDLVGVIKQQDPMGSHNRWLIDTGVGKGFVYSSFLKPYNPRRSHSDVSIESQSSNESGYGGSSPVFSRQNSNSTLTFNQDTATVSFSTSQPQTQSSPHPSLDSASSRRSHHRDVPNLDSASQSNSINSSPRNPSHRREYSDHRNSSSHRDAEPSYRHSGRDTYDASYGSPSSHKETSDLSETDSYSSLRNNRSQRYGHTDKTYSSYQWRNGDNGGQKRTAYSRDEYIEPEPEPEPEPEPEPEPEQEDESEVDGHQIYYALYSFDARCANELTISANQRLRILEFKDMNGNSDWWLGEAEGRRGYVPSNYIRKSEYT from the exons GTGATGTGGTAGTCGGAGAGGACCTGAAAGAAGCCTGGCAGCGTGGTTGTAACGCCTGGGGCGTCCGCGGTCTCTTCCCCACATCATGTGTGAAGGAGCTGACCCTCTCTGGACGCTCCAGGCAGCTGTCTGAGCGCTCGGCTCAGGCCCAGGCTTCAGAGCTCCCGCCTTACGCCCTGGGCCAGGCCCGGGCCCTCATGAGCCTCCACGCGCAGCTCAACGAGGAGCTGGACTTCCGCGAGGGAGACTTGATCATCATCACCGGCCTGCCCGAGCCGGGCTGGTTCCAGGGGGAGCTGGATGGCCGTAGGGGAATCTTCCCAGAGGGGTTTGTGGAGCTCGAGGGATCCCTCCGATCTCCTCAGGAGCCCCTGGACTATACTGGACAGTATTTGAACAGTGACTCCGAACAATTAAGCTACGAGGACTCTTACGACGCAGGGGAGGGGACAGAAGAGGAAAGTGTAGAAGAAGGAGAGGTGTttatgagagaggaagaggagcagaaggaggctgtagtagaagaagaagatgaagaggaagaggacggTGTCTATGTAGTGGCGCTGTATGAGTTTCGGGCCATGGAACCAGGCGAGTTGGACTTTGACATGGGGGATCGCATACGTCTTATAAACACTTTGGAAGATGGCTGGCTGGAGGGGGAGCTGCGAGGGCGACGCGGCATTTTTCCCCATCGATTTGTCAAAATGGAGCACGACGGGCAGAAAACTGCAGAGGAAGCAAATGCTGTTGAACCAGAAGAAGACAAGGAGACTTCTGAATGTCCCAATGGGTCAGAGGAGGAGCCTGAATGGAGGACATATGAGGATCACACAGTGTGGGACCTggactactttgagaggactgAGGAGCAGAGGTGGCAGAGTGAAAACAAAAGCACAGGAGCTCAAACTAATAGAGGACAGAGAGATGGGGGTAGCAGACCCAACTCTCAGCCACGTAGACCTGTCGCCCCGGCACAGAGGGGGCCCGAGAGACCCAAATCCAGTCCTCCAGCAAGGCCCAGACTGCCATCTCGGCCTAGCCTGCCTGCACGCAGCCATAGGCACCACGGCCCATCGTCTGGCGCAAATCGGTCCAGCTATACTAACGGTCACACTCGATCCTTACAGCCCAAACTAAGTCATAGCCTAACCCTCCCTAGCACTCATTCTGGTTGGTCTAAAAACTACCAGAGGCCACCGAAGGATGGCGCCACCACCAGTAAGAGGAGTGGGAGTCTTAGTCAGGCGTTATTTAACCTCGCTGAGGCCCAGAAGAAGCTAACACGCCACGGTAGTGTCAGCGACGCTGATATGATGATGGGCAGCGCTGAGGCACGGCAGCGTTCCCAGCAGACAGTGCGTGGCTCCAACGGTATGATGCCGACATCCATCACCTTAGATGCCTTAGGCGGCAACCTGGAGGCCAAGCTCTCCCAGCAGCTTTTTGAATTTGACAAAAGCTTGACTTCTTCATACAGTGATGCTGACATGAGCTCTGGTGCTTCTGCAGGCGACCTGAGCCAGCAATCCCGTATCGCACGCCATTATTCTATTATGGACTTCAGCGATGAAAGCGATATCATGCGAGGCTCCTCGCATTCACCGTTGGCCCACCTTTTGCAGTCGAACTCTGGCTCTTCGTCGCTAGAGAGGCGCAGGACCCTTCGCCCTCCCCCTCCTCGTCCAAGAGCCCATCGCCTCTCTGCATCACCTGCGTACAAACCAGCCCGCCCTGCTCCGCGTCCACCTCCTCGCTGCCCGAGACAAAACACTGCCCCTCCGAACATCTTCTACAGCCCTGACGAACCAGCTGTAAACCTCCTCGACCAAATAACAGAAGGGCAGGTTGAGTTCGGTGACCTCGCGGCCGCCCAGGAAGATGAAATCCAGCGCCAGCTGGAAATGGAGaaggagctggagagagagatggagctgGAGAGTCAGAcacagagggaagaggaggaaaggtaCCAGCTGCTGCTACGGCTGCAAGAGGTGGAGCACGACATGGAGGCGTATGCACACACAGCGGAGGAGCTCAGGACcatgttggaggaggaggaggatgagacgGCCCGCATGCAAGCCATGGAGAATCTGGAGTTCTGCAACTACACGCTGGAGACGCTGGccctggagcagcagcagctacaag AGATGACGCTCCTGTCGTCCCAACCCAAAACCCTGGACTCCACCCCGACCTCGGACTCCTCCCCTGCCGCCGGTACCGAGGATCCGGAGCTGAGGATGATGGAGAAGAGGGCAAAGGTCATcgaggagctgctgcagacgGAGAAGGACTACATCAAAGACCTGCAGATGTGTGTCGAGGAGATCGTCGAGCCGCTGCAGAAGAAGCAG GTGAAGAATGTGGACTTTGACGGGCTCTTCGGCAACATCGGCTCTGTGATCGACCTGTCACAGCGCCTGTTTGAAACACTGCAGGAGACCGACTCCATTG GAACGGTATTTCTGGGCTTCAAAGCTGAGCTGGAAGAGGTGTACAAGATCTACTGCCAGAACCACGACGATGCCATCTCTCTGCTGGAGAGCTACGAGAAGGACGAAAACATCCAGTGCCATGTGTTGGAGTGTCTGGAGAGACTCAG GGCCATATATCGCGAGTG GGGGAAAACAAACTACATCAACCTGGGCTCTTTCTTAATCAAGCCGGTGCAGCGGGTGATGCGTTACCCGCTGCTGCTGATGGAGCTGCTGGGCGCCACGCCGGAGAGCCACCACGACCGGCCCCAGCTCACTGAGGCCCTGCTGGCCATCAAAGAGATCAACGTAAACATCAACGAATACAAGCGCAGGAAGGATCTCG TGGTGAAATACAGGAAAGGCGACGAGGACACGTTCATTGACAAGATCTCCAAGCTGAGCATGCACTCCATTATTAAGAAATCCAACCGCGTCAGCAGCCACCTCAAACAACTCACAGGGATCTCACCCCAG ATTAAAGATGAAGCGTTTGACGAGGCCGAGAAGAAGTTCAGGCTGCAGGAGAGACTCATCAAGTCTTTTATCAGGGACATATCCTTGTACCTGCAACATATAAGG GAATCAGCATCTGTAAAGGTCTTGGCAGCCATCAGTTTCTGTGACATCTACACGGAGCGCAGCGTCCTCGACCCCGAGCGCTTCCATAAAGCTCACCGCTGCATCAGCGACACGCAGTTCACGCAGTTT AAGGAGCGCACGGAGGCCTTAGTCATCGACCCGCTCAACCAGCTCCTCCTCATGTTCGCCGGGCCGCACAAACTCATCCAGAAACGCTTCGACAAGCTGCTGGACTACGACAACTGCAAGGAGCGCGCCGACCGCCTCAAGGACCGCCGCGTCCAGGACGAGCTGCAGGCGGCGCGCAACAACTACGAGGCGCTCAACGCCCAGCTTCTGGACGAGCTGCCCAAGTTCCACGGCGGGGCGGAGGATCTGTTTACTGGCTGCGTGAGGGCCTTCGCTCAATCCCAGAAGGACTTCATGAGGACGACGCTGGGGGAGCTGAAGCCCCTCCTACAGGCT TTTTCCAGTAAAGCTGGCACCGAGGGCAACCTGATCTCTAAGTTTCAAGACGAGTACGGTCGAGTTCTCCAACTTCTGCAGAGCTTCAGCTTCTGCCCGGAGAACCTTCCTCTGGCCACCTCCACGAAAAAGACCGAGAGGAAGACTCTGGAGAAGCAGACGTCGAAAAAGCAACTGCAGGCACCT CCCAACCACATCATGCAGACAGATGAGCACCGTGCAGGACTTCTGGTACGCTACGGTCCCGAGAAACTCTTCCAGGCAGAGAGAAACTTCAATGCGGCCCAGGATTTGGACGTCTCGATGCTGGAGGGAGACCTGGTGGGTGTCATCAAGCAGCAGGACCCCATGGGTAGCCACAACCGCTGGCTGATTGATACTGGAG TTGGCAAGGGTTTTGTGTACAGCTCCTTCCTCAAACCCTACAACCCACGCAGGAGCCATTCAGACGTGTCCATCGAGAGCCAGTCGTCTAATGAGTCCGGCTACGGCGGCTCCTCGCCCGTTTTCTCCCGCCAAAACAGCAACAGCACGCTGACCTTTAACCAGGACACGGCCACCGTCAGCTTTTCCACGTCGCAGCCCCAGACTCAGTCGTCGCCACACCCTTCGCTGGACTCCGCGTCATCTCGTAGGAGTCACCACAGAGACGTGCCCAACCTCGACTCCGCCAGTCAGAGCAACTCCATAAACTCCTCTCCCAGAAATCCCTCACACCGGAGGGAATACTCTGACCACCGAAACTCCTCCAGTCACAGAGACGCCGAGCCTTCTTACCGGCATTCAGGCAGAGACACGTACGACGCGAGTTATGGAAGTCCGAGCAGCCACAAGGAGACGTCAGACCTCTCGGAGACAGACTCTTATTCGTCACTCAGAAACAATCGGTCGCAGCGGTATGGACACACGGACAAAACCTACAGCTCATACCAGTGGAGAAATGGAGATAATGGTGGCCAAAAGAGGACCGCATACTCCAGAGATGAGTACATCGAGCCGGAGCCGGAGCCAgagccagaaccagaaccagaaccagaaccagaacaagAAGACGAGAGTGAAGTAGATGGTCATCAG atttaCTACGCTCTCTACTCCTTCGATGCCCGCTGTGCCAACGAACTGACCATCTCAGCCAATCAGCGGCTGCGGATACTGGAGTTCAAGGACATGAACGGCAACAGTGACTGGTGGCTGGGGGAGGCAGAAGGCCGCCGAGGCTACGTGCCTTCCAACTACATCCGCAAATCAGAATACACATGA